tcagaaggCTTTCTTTTCATGCCAAATGGAGAAAGGGCCCAAAGAGCTGTCACTGTGTGGCTCTTCTGGTCATGGTCCATATTGGTAGAGTGTGCAGGAGTGGATGCCCCATCACTTGCTGTGGAGCAGGGCTGCGCTGCAACATGACCGTGGTGGCTTCCATCTGTTTCCCTGCAAAACTTCACAGACAGGGCTCTCAGGGGTCTCTATTGATGCAGCATGCACAGtactgagtaaaaaaaaaaaaaaaaaaaaaaaaaaaaaaaaatcctgtgggTCTGGAGATGACAAGAGTCTGAGTCCTGTCAATGAGTTTATCATTCACCTTCCTGTATATGCAGTTTGACCCCACATGCTAACAATCATATTGCTTCATATGGGACAGTACAATCATTCATCCCTCTTACTGGTATTAACATATATTactttgaaaacagtattttaaaatattagtttaaaaCATTATATTCACCATTTATCTAGTAATTTTAAATAGtgatttcaaagcattttgtaAAGAAATCCTATTTTTCAAACACCGAAGCTGAAACACTCCAAAACTAAGTGAATCACCCTCTTCATTAATTTTATAGATTGGACTGAAACTCTCACCATAGTGATTTATAATCTAGCGTTATCTAAATTTCTGCAGAGTAGATAAACAGCTTAAAAACACTACACTGGAGCCGAGAACCGCAGAGTAGAATCATCTAACACGTTATTTGATAAAACATGACAGGATTTGTTGAAGGACATATTTCATCAACCACATGTGAAACTTCATAGAAGcataaagtattaaaaaaaaaaaaaaaaaaaaaaaaagaaccttagAAACAACTCACACCTActcaaaacaacagcaaatcaTATAAAAAGGTAAATTTGTGTTCAGAACAGTCAACAAGAAAGAGACTTTCTGCAGTGGACAGGTAGATTCACATGCTTACatccatttacattttaatcaCCAACTTACAaataacatttaagaaaaaaaaataaaagaaacaaaccaataTAAAGTATGCTTTGAACAAAAGAATCAGTTTTAAAGGAAGATTTAACTGTTAATTAGCTATGTATATACTAGAATTATAAAACAAACCTGatttgaaatataattacaaTTTCATTACTTGGTTATATGTTTCCATATCTTAATTTTCCCCCAGGTTATCTTCTAACTAGTTTTGCATGCTTAGAAGCATATTCTGTTAAGTCTTGTGCAGCCTGTGTTTCAGCCAATTTTAAGCTTCTCGGGTGAAAGATTCTTTAGATGAGAACTGATATTTGTGAGTTCTGTAActtttgtcttggttttagtcccattttctttcattcaaatGTATCATAAATTCAGCAGTCTTAAAGAGTGAATATGAAATCACAACACATCTTGTACTTGATTTGGCATTTAAGCGTATTGTTTCCTTTCACTGCATTCTTGTTCTTCCTCATTATTAAATCAGATTGTGAGAAAGAGTGgtatagtaaaaaataaaaaggaaaaggtaaaaacGCGTATTATTTCAAAAGTTGTGGAATGTTAAGGAGATTTAATCACAGAAATCCCTGAAAGATATTTGATAAAGAACTAAGATGTTGAAacaataaatgcataaaatctTTCCTCCAGATGTTTAACTTGAGAGTTTTAATCTTAAACTGCAATATAAGGCTTAGGGAGTCACACTTTCCAAATGACACTTAAAATGCTGGCAAAGCATCCGGAATGCCAGTTTCAGCTTTGAATTGACTATGATCAGGATAACAGAGTGTATTGAAGGATATGCTCCAGCTACTACTAAAGATACTGCAACCTTCACAGCATCTTGACTTTGAGAAGTTGACAGCGTCAAAAGAATTTGAGCTACAAAACTGGAAAGATAAAGgatcaggaaagaaataatggACTTAATGACAGTTAGGTGAACATCTATCAAAGGATCCCTGAAACTATCTACATAGCATTGCATCTTCTTGGTGTGTTTGCACAGAGAAGTAATTAATAGGGCTGAGGTTACCACAGATAGtaccagaggaaaaaagcaacCGGCAAAGTAAAGAAGAATGTACAGATGAGAACTATCCCAGTCACTGATGTGTACTGTGCTATTCTCTCTACATTTCCCGGTTGAGCTGCAGAGGTACGTGCTGGGTGTAGTCcataagaaaggaagagaagtcaCAGAAGAGACCACCAGTGATCCTAGAAGCAGCCGTGGAATCATCCCAGTTATTCTGAGCTTGATTTGCAGCAACAGCCATTGGGTGACATTGATTATTTTAGCACAGTAGAGGACATAGAGCCAGGTACTAAACCACAAACTGGCATGGTTTACAAACATCCATACAGCACCAAAAGCTTTGTACACAGAAGCCAACTTAAACACATCTGTAAAATAGAGACTGTGAATGTACATCATTACAGTCACCTGCAAGATAAATCTTGATGTGCCCAGGAAGATCAGAATCATAGCagcagcagagatttttttgcttttgatcCAGTTAATGCTGTGAACAGCTGTAATAAATCCATTTCCCATAAATCCAACAACAACTTCAATAGCTACAATACACATTGAAATGATGAGAACTGGTGGCAACATCTTGCTTCTTTGGTCACCTCTGCCTGATTAACTTGTGAAGCTGTGCAAAGGATGAGCAGATCAGACAGTGTATGGCTAGCCCCAGCCCCAGTCTGCTCCCCTTATATCTAGGAACAAGACATTTGGAAATTATAGTAGAAAATGTTTATTGATGTTGTTCCTGAGCTTGCAAATCAGAGAATGatttaataattaattctaAATTTTTACATGCATAAGATTTGCCTATGTTTTTCATTAGGGATGTGGGATTGTCAGCTGTATTAACTGCCCCATCTTTTATCCAATTATTTATATACCCACCTGGGATGGCAGAAGGCTGTGTGGCTCTGTGATTATGACTGTACCTGACAATGTGGAAGAGGATGTATCAAGCAACTCAACACAGCCAGCAGCTTGTCAGGAGATAACATGAGGTTTTATATTATAACTATATTATTACTATAATCTTTCATATTGTTTTGAAACTCTGTCAAGTATGACCACATTAGTTAATCACCACCATTTTAACATGGTGAAGATTGTGCAGCCTTGTCCTATTTTTGGGGAGTACCCCAGACAAAAGAAGCTACcttattgctattatttattgCTTCATATAGTTACCCTCTTCTGATGTGTTCATGTAAATGGTCACTTCTATGACCATCTCTTGTGATGGTCACGTACATGGGATCAAAATATGACAGTGACTGGTTGTATAATGGGGAGACTTATGACAGCAAGATATTGAAGCAGAGCAGTCCATCGAGCAGAACACTGTTAAAGTCCCACCTTCCCCAGCTACTTTCACTGCCATGACCTCTATCCCACCTGCATTTCACAGTGAAGTTTTTTCTGTAGACAGCAGATCTGgacctctttttctttatggaGAACATAAAGAAAACCTGACATCCACCTGAATATGTGTGCCCTTTTTGGCTAGATGCTGCAATTAGTCCACAAAGATTGGAGGGGAGGTATTGCATTATtgttaacttaaaaataaatatgtctaGATTTATGGAACAATTTCTCCTCATTTTATTGGCCACAATCCCATTAATTCAATCTATGAATGTAATATTGGTGCATTAAtgttggaaatatatatatatatatatttttgcattagagaaatatgaaagaagaCATGAATACTTTGACAtcatggaaggaaaagaaatcatttgGCTACTAAAAAGTACTTTAcagtaaagttttattttttaagtttttttgtttgtttgtttgtttttgtttttgttttacagttaaAGTTTACCGTAAAGTTTTTGTCATTCTTTTGTGGAAGGTTGACATACACTTCTGGAGTCCAtttctcaaaatatatatatatatctccaaCCATATCCTAGCTTTTGTAGAATTATTCAGTAGTGAAATAGCTAACTTAAATTGGTACGAATACATTTCTTCAGCAACttattcaaatgaaaatctccattattattattattattattattatttttctgtcaataCTACAGTCATGCTcaatttacatttctatttaGATCCTAGTAAACGCAAAGACTGGAAGATTTTTCCTTAAAGAGTGActatattttcttcatcacaacaatgtaaatttaaaaataaaaaataaaaaatcaattttgagACACTTGTACAAAATATCTTATAAAGCTTCCAAATTTCAAAAAGccgaagggggaaaaaatagtaaaacaaaacaaagaatacaTTGGCATGTTTACTTTTCCTATCATGTCTTTCAcaagaagtatttcaaaatagtgATAATGTCATAtcttactaagaaaaaaaaaaaaaaaaaaagtgtaacttGATGCCTatggtgtattttaaaattacatgcaTAAAGCTTCCTGTACACGGAATATACATTACATAATTACAGTAATCAGTTACCTTAAAAATGTAGTCATTACGTTACCCAAGGGAACATGACaataacactttatttttatacactTATAAAAAACAGCAGTGCAATTACGAAGTAGAAGAAACTGCATTGGAAGATAGTCTAGAAAACTGCAAGACTAAAATGTGTTCTGAACTGTTCCAGGAAATAGTTACAAAATTCTATTCTCTCTTCATATCCACCatcaaaaataagatttttatagaaaaacaaatctaatttcaatttactttttttttttttttttttttttcctctgagaaaagTCAAAAATTGGAATAACTACTTGACAGAGAAAACATTCATGCCTTGAAGATTCCCACCAGGTCCTTAACAAAGAAGCCATCACACAACCTCTGTTCCCTGGTAGCATGTCTATGGCTCATGTAATTCAGGTAGCCTGTCTCTCAGTTCTTTGTTACTGAGATGAAGTGCTCTATTTCCAGGTATGGTTTCTATatagatatttatttcttctttttgtctccTAGTACACCAAGGGCTTCCTGAGGGACTGCATGAGTGGTACAATATTCTGGGGTTCTTCAGAGGACCATAAATCTGCTCATGGATGCTGATGACATACCTGCAATCACCATGATACAAAAGGCCAGTTTATGGATAACAGAAACCAGGACTTGACTGTTCCTGATGTTGGCCCCAGTTTGGCCCCAGATAGAGTGAGCAGGTTGGTGCTGGAGATAATCATAGTCTCACCTACCAGTATGCAGCACCTTGAATTCTCTCATTCCCCCTTTTGCCTTTTCCTAACCTTGCAGCTTAGTTGCAACATGCTTTTGCAAAAAGTTGAGGGTACTGAGGGGTGCTGGCAGTATGAGCAACTTACTTAAGTGAGCCATACTGCAGATAAGATGGGCCAGAAGGTTTTTATGGAGTACAACAATAATGTGTCATTTAGGTTTTAGGCCCGGTGTACTCATCTGTGGTGACAACGTAAAATAAGACAGGAATGATAAGGCTCATAATGGATCACTGTGTAAATATGAATAAGACCTTTAAGTGGTTCATAGAGCAACCTTAGGGAGATGTAGACATGATTTCATGGATTGTCCTCACAGTAGTGGAAAAACCAAAAGAGTACAAGTATGTTGAGGTTGTTTGCTCCAAATTCAGAAGTCAAAAAAATCTAGTTCTATAACAGTGTTTACAAATATTCAGCCTTGGAAGAAAACGGAGTCTAAAGTCCTGAAGGATGCTGTATGTCAATAACTTCATGCTGTGGTCACAGAAGTTTCTGTTTTTAGATAGTATTTTATATCGTGATGAATTCTCAGCTTCATCTCTTCCTATTAGggataaaatataatgaaaataaggGTGATTACTCCAAATATTTAGAATTTATCTAATACTGGGATTGCAAGTTTCCTTGATTTCTCAATTATATTGTCTGGATAGATCAACATTTTCTTAGCAATAAAACCAGAGATCAGAATTTTAAAGAcacctacacacacacatgtcATTGGGTATATGAAATCAGACATAGATTCACTTTGGTGTGATGTGTCTCCACAAAGAGACCAGCAGCAACCTGGATGAAAGAAGAACTGCAATAAAGGAAAGGAGGTACTCTGtgaaggaaagacaaagagCTTGCGGATCCCAGGTAGGGTTGCCACATTAATGCTCTTTTGTAGCTACAGAGTTAACGGTCATGATTTAGAACAGATCTAGTTGGCAGAGAATACAGAAGAGATCTTACAATATGTCAGAGTTCCTTGATCTCATCCTCTGGGAGAGCATGTGCTTGAATTTATAAAAGTGGCTGAGCCACAGTGTGATGCAGACTCTAgcaattcttaaaaataatcacaggACATTATTAGTATGACATAAATAGTAAATTCTGGAGACAAGTGTCTGAATTTACACATTTTCCCTTACAAGACAAAACTCACTGTATTTAGAGAAGACAGGTTCAGTTCACTGGGTAACAGCTTTCCTCTTTTGATTCATGCATTTGTATTAACAACTGTGATAAATACACGTCCCACAATTCCTacaataattttaattgttgaagTAGTTAGAGAGATTATTAAAGCACAGCAGACAGTTTCTGGCTCTCGTAAAACACTGTCCATTCTGCTCATTCAGAAAGACACGAAGCACTAATTAACTGTTATCTGGCTAATCTTTCAGCCTTTTACTGTGTGCAAGAAGCATATGAATATGATACTGGAAGATTTATTTCTTGTATTGTTCAGGAAGATGCATATCTTGGAAAGGTCGCTGATGAACCATCCCACTACAACCACGGTTTCATAAGTTTTAGTGAGAAGTAATTGTCTATGGCTGGATTGAAGACAGGAAGAAATAGAACATGTTTAATGGGATTGGCTTTTTTGCATAAAGTTCTTGCTGCCGTCTTTAAAGTAAGACCTTTTAAGTAAGAGATATGGACATGTGAAGGTTCGGCCATGACCCAGAATGAAGTCAAGGTGGGGTAACGGCATTTACCTAAACATGCATGTGAGGAAGCATTCCCAAGAATGTCGATTTGGATGTAACCTTAAAAGTCCATTCTTGCAAAGCAGAGTTGgccatattttcctttataacaATGTTTGGATGACTATCATAGGTATATATGTTTGTATCTGAAGTGTAGATATGGT
The nucleotide sequence above comes from Oxyura jamaicensis isolate SHBP4307 breed ruddy duck chromosome 1, BPBGC_Ojam_1.0, whole genome shotgun sequence. Encoded proteins:
- the LOC118173757 gene encoding taste receptor type 2 member 40-like: MLPPVLIISMCIVAIEVVVGFMGNGFITAVHSINWIKSKKISAAAMILIFLGTSRFILQVTVMMYIHSLYFTDVFKLASVYKAFGAVWMFVNHASLWFSTWLYVLYCAKIINVTQWLLLQIKLRITGMIPRLLLGSLVVSSVTSLPFLWTTPSTYLCSSTGKCRENSTVHISDWDSSHLYILLYFAGCFFPLVLSVVTSALLITSLCKHTKKMQCYVDSFRDPLIDVHLTVIKSIISFLILYLSSFVAQILLTLSTSQSQDAVKVAVSLVVAGAYPSIHSVILIIVNSKLKLAFRMLCQHFKCHLESVTP